In Zingiber officinale cultivar Zhangliang chromosome 3B, Zo_v1.1, whole genome shotgun sequence, a single window of DNA contains:
- the LOC122056416 gene encoding proline-rich receptor-like protein kinase PERK1: MASISPSSPPSPPAGTAPPPSTPAATPPASLPSPTVPSSPPPSPVSPTSPPPSPSTSPPPSSPPSPPGNTTVPPPSPPSGGSTPSGGSTPSGGSPPSPLPPGTISSPAPPLPTPPSSNSSSTPLVVGLAVGGVVILLLLSLVCFCCWRKKRRPPLHSYGVPPPPPQRNDDRYGGYWQQNAPAPGDHVIKVPSGPPPPAPAFTLRPPHPPSHLRPPPPPPPPIKSSSGGSGSNYSGSDVPVPLPSPGVALGFSRSTFTYEELARATDGFSEANLLGQGGFGYVHRGVLPNGKEVAVKQLKAGSGQGEREFHAEVEIISRVHHKHLVSLVGYCISGGKRLLVYEFVPNNTLEFHLHGKDRPTMEWPTRLKIALGSAKGLAYLHEDCNPKIIHRDIKASNILLDYKFEAKVADFGLAKLASENDTHVSTRVMGTFGYLAPEYASSGKLTDKSDVFSFGVMLLELITGRRPVDSSQSFMDDSLVDWARPLLTRALEDGNYDTLVDPNLGKNFNPSEMTHMIACAAACVRHSAKRRPRISQIVRALEGDVSLEDLNEGVRPGHSRFFSSYGSSDYDSIQYNEDMKKFRKMALGTQEYENPEQSIEYGQNPSSSSGEGQQEIELGNKKASYHGR, encoded by the exons ATGGCCAGCATTTCGCCGAGCTCGCCTCCCTCGCCGCCCGCCGGGACTGCCCCTCCCCCATCCACGCCGGCTGCTACGCCCCCTGCCTCTCTTCCGTCTCCCACCGTACCGTCCTCTCCCCCTCCCTCCCCTGTCAGCCCGACCTCACCCCCTCCTTCGCCCTCCACCTCGCCGCCTCCCTCTTCCCCTCCTTCACCGCCGGGGAACACTACCGTTCCGCCTCCGTCGCCGCCGTCCGGTGGGTCGACGCCGTCCGGTGGGTCGACGCCGTCCGGTGGGTCACCTCCGTCACCTCTGCCTCCGGGAACTATTTCTTCCCCGGCTCCACCCCTACCGACGCCGCCATCTTCGAATTCTAGCTCGACGCCGCTCGTGGTTGGCCTTGCAGTGGGTGGGGTGGTGATCCTGTTGCTGCTAAGCTTGGTCTGCTTCTGTTGTTGGAGAAAAAAGCGACGGCCGCCTCTCCATTCCTACGGAGTTCCTCCTCCACCACCTCAAAGGAATG ATGATCGTTATGGCGGATATTGGCAACAGAATGCTCCAGCCCCTGGAGATCATGTCATCAAAGTGCCTTCAGGACCTCCACCACCAGCACCAGCGTTTACATTGCGCCCTCCACATCCTCCAAGTCATTTGCGACCTCCaccccctccacctccacctATCAAAAGTAGCAGTGGAGGTTCTGGGTCAAATTATTCTGGCTCCGATGTTCCAGTTCCATTACCATCTCCTGGTGTCGCCCTTGGTTTCTCTAGAAGTACCTTCACCTATGAAGAACTGGCTAGGGCAACTGATGGTTTCTCTGAAGCGAATCTCCTTGGACAAGGTGGTTTTGGTTATGTTCACCGAGGAGTACTTCCTAACGGAAAGGAAGTGGCAGTTAAACAATTGAAAGCAGGGAGTGGACAAGGGGAGCGAGAATTCCATGCAGAAGTTGAAATTATTAGTCGTGTGCATCACAAGCATCTTGTTTCATTGGTCGGATACTGCATTTCTGGTGGCAAGAGGCTTCTTGTTTATGAATTTGTGCCCAACAATACATTGGAGTTCCATTTACATG GTAAAGATCGGCCAACTATGGAATGGCCTACACGACTGAAAATTGCATTGGGTTCTGCAAAGGGGTTGGCATATCTGCATGAAGatt GTAACCCTAAGATTATTCACCGTGATATTAAAGCATCCAATATTCTTCTTGATTATAAATTTGAAGCGAAG GTTGCTGATTTTGGGCTTGCAAAGTTAGCATCTGAGAATGACACCCATGTCTCAACGAGAGTTATGGGAACATTTGG TTATCTGGCTCCTGAATACGCATCGTCAGGCAAACTCACTGATAAATCGGATGTCTTTTCATTTGGTGTCATGCTACTGGAGCTAATCACTGGGAGGCGGCCTGTTGATTCATCCCAAAGTTTCATGGACGACAGCTTAGTTGACTGG GCAAGGCCATTGCTTACTCGAGCTTTGGAGGATGGCAACTATGATACCCTTGTCGATCCAAACTTGGGAAAGAACTTCAATCCTAGTGAGATGACTCACATGATTGCTTGTGCTGCTGCTTGTGTGCGCCACTCTGCAAAACGACGACCAAGAATTAGTCAG ATTGTCCGCGCTTTAGAAGGAGATGTGTCTCTTGAAGATTTGAATGAAGGTGTCCGACCAGGCCATAGCAGGTTTTTTAGTTCATATGGCAGCTCAGACTATGATTCTATCCAGTATAATGAGGACATGAAGAAGTTTAGGAAAATGGCATTGGGAACTCAGGAATATGAAAACCCTGAGCAGAGTATCGAATATGGCCAGAATCCATCATCGTCAAGCGGTGAAGGTCAACAGGAAATAGAGTTGGGCAACAAGAAAGCAAGCTATCACGGTCGGTAG